The nucleotide window TATTCCACTTGCACTTACATTATTTCCTTCCAAACCTCAACAAATTTCGAAGATCTAAACGTCTTCCAAATTTCAGTCaaacaatccaaattttcaACCTTGACAATCAGGCAACATCTGATCAGATTTCAGCCCACTGAAAAACTATTAACAAATACTTCTTAGACTTAAAAAAGCAGTTAAGAGggactaaaaatgcaaaaactaCGGCTCTTTTCCAAGAATTCGCTCATACTATTAAGGCACTTCTAAACCTGGtgtcaaaaacaaatttgattcTCAGCCATTATCGGTCCTCAcaaatagtttgaacaacacgttTGCAGGTAATGCGAGTACTTCCATACAGAGTAAATTGTGCCTTCGAAATTAAAGGTCTCAACAAGACATGACAGCAAACCAAAAACTTTGGAGAGTGAGAAATTAGGGTAATGGTGAGTTCAGTTCCACAGCAGTGAACTTTACTGACTAATTTTGATTTATGGTTTCCATTACTGAAGATTCACCATAAACAAGTCTTTAAAGAAGCTCAACTTTCCATTAAGTGTTAGTTATGTTTAGAACTTGTATGATTTTTGGCCAAGTTACAACAATATGTTGACCTAATTTAAAGGGAACCAAAACCGACATTAGAGCCTAGTCCTATGATTTTGAGGAACTTGGGGACTACTAAGCAATGCAAGTGAGAGGAGGGAAGATGTTTGAATCAATTGGAGTTAGATCTATAGACAAATCCAATTAAGACAAACTTTTGCATCATTTTTAAAGGAGGAGAGAAagatatttttgattatttatgaggaaaagagATGAAAGTGGAGGGCATGTCTCTAGTGTAATGGATTGCAACTGTTACTTCAACAGAAATAAACTTGACATTTTCATAAACCAAATGCAAACAGATTCAGTCAACCTTAATTCTAAACCTTTTCCACAACTTAATAAAAAGcaccttaaaaatattgaactggaagaagtatgaatttttttaatttatttatttatttattaaacgaGCTTAACTTCTTTCAAAGCTTGAGTCTCAAACTGATCGACAGACCTTTTGTGCGGAAGAAAATCATTGGGACTGAGACTAAAATCACTAACTCCTTAACAGTATCTATCATGTAAGAATAAGAATATTTTAGTCAGAGGGaagtaatattttattatatGGATAAAACTGTAAGTTCCGCACTGTTATTGTTTTCTAGTTTTTTGTTATTGACCTCATGGAAACtacaaaatattaatttaactttttactgTTCATCATAACATTACTTGACAGCATAAAATGTAGCACATCTGAGGAACTAATAATCTGAAGTAGAGATTACTGTGGAGGGGAGAATACTTTTCCGAGTTCAACCCATCCAGGATGAAAGGAAGTTTTTGAGGTTCTGCAAATTTGTGAATGAAGCCTACTCTGCTCACACATTATGATTTAAAGgactttgcatttttgacgcttgcTCTGTTTGGAGTGCTACCCCCTTGCACATTAATCTAGGGgaggaaaactcgatttttcaatGGTTCTAATATCATCATTAGTGATTGTACATATTCTCTTGAACTTTGCAAAATTGTTATGACTCAATTGGACTCATGCTGAAATTTAGTGTATACTGAGTGGCTTTGATAATGGTTTATTTAAAGCATCAATTATGGTGtagtgaaatttgaaaatttcaagtaaaaataattgattccAAACAAATTATTCACCAGTGCTTGGACTGTGCTTggaacttgtttttttttctttcacgaAAAGAAAACGGATCAATCTTTGGAATTGAGATATTTATATATTATATGCTGTAGCAGTATTTAAATAAATACTGCTACAGcaatatttaaataaatactGCTACAGTAATATTTAAAACATGATATTGAAAGcgcattgtaaatttttctgctTTTGAGAGTCAAATATTAGTTGACAGGTCAAAGTAATGGAGAACCAATGCTTAAATGATATCAGTATGTGCACAGAGGATTGGATTCAAATTTTCGGTGGCGGTAAAATTTGCTTCTAGAATAAAATATTCTCCCCTCAGATTACAAGATTAAAAGACAGAAAGTAAAATGATCGGCCCCAAAAAGTAGCACTTCAAAAATTCCGCTTGCAGTCTGAGCGACTACAATTGAAACGTTCACTTTCATATTccttaaaattactaaaaaatagAGGCATATAGAAAATAAAGTCTTAAAGTTTGTGTGCATTAACCCACTGGTAAAAATAATtggaggattttttttccttttctcaaaaattacaatGCAAAAATAAGTCGATTAactcaactaaaaaaaaaatatcacataTTTTATTATTCTCGTGAACGTCTTTAATTACAAGAGAAGAAACTATATCAATCTAAACTGCTATTGCCCAATTGATTAAAGCTAGGTATGTatcgttcaaaaatttctttggatTGATGAACTTGGACGAAGTATAAAGTTTGTAGGTTACGAGTTTCAAATGCTACCGCTTGACTAAGAAGCAAATACTAGCTGCAGGTTGAAAAGAAACTAGGATAATAAGAAACACAGTTTGATTGTATCGTCCGGTCAAGTTATTcataatgaaaaaatgttaaagcTAGAATTCTAAGGTACATGAAGAACAAACGCACTCATCTGGTAATTTCGGGTGGGTTATCAACAGCCATACTTGAAATTGATGCCCGGCACACAGGACACGATAGTAACTGCACAGAGCAATTTTCACAGAatccgctgaaaaaaaaaattatttttataaagttatttttctcagaaattctCGTCATGACAATCAATTAGCTGCAAGTTTACGAGAGTTGACGTCCAATGAGGTAGGGAACTGGACGCAATATTTGCCATCTTTATTCTTGGATACATTTTAATGTAGTCAGGGACAGCAGATCTATGATCCCACTCAAAAACTCAGCTACCTAATTTGGCATAGGCTCATAgaagaaaacattgaaaaatatccAGAGTACTTTCTGTAAATTTGGACACTTTTCTGAATCTTCTCAAACGAATATCTAGACACTGAATTTTACAGACAAaacttgatttaaaatttttgggtgAAAGTGAATgggttgaaattgaaaaataattaaacttcaaaactttgagagattttgagcaaaaaaattatttctgtttTTAGGAAATTGCAGATTTACTGTGCAGCTTcgaatggaagaaaaaagtaacttcagtatttcttcattttcaaaaagttaactgagaaaaaatggattcaaTTTGTCAAAGGATCAAAAACGGTTAAAGCCTCCAGAGAATGAAATAGATAAGTAACCTTTCTACGCTTTTAAGAGAGcaaatttaaaagttgaaaattacaTTAAGTCTTTACGActcgaaaaaattttgaacttgcTTTGAAGAACTAAAAACTGAGTTTCTAAGGAAAACTTGTTCATTGAGGTTTTCTTTGAGATAATCATGGATCAAAATCACCAAAACCTCCATTTGACCAACAATACTATTCACTCTTATCTTTCACCAAAGGTTTCAattgtgataaaaaattgaagtttttgagAATACAGAAGAAAATAATTACCTATGATTGCATGGTTTGAGGGTGACAGTAGCTTTAAAGTCAAAACATAATGTACAGGAATCTTCTTTTACACTCATTCTTCTTAACTTTTCAAGTTTTAAATGTCTGAAACAAGATACACACAGTTAATGAGATTATTGAAAATAAGACACTGCGATACTAGTAGAGGGtgactggaaaaagaaaaaaacaaaacaagcagacatttgaaaaaacactcataacCCATTTTAAAAGAACTCGCTTTTTACGAAATTCCACATTTAACAAAGTAATTTAAAATCCCTGACAGATTCCATAAGCATCCAATAAAATAAAACCTAGTTTTAACAAAGTCTCTGATGTTCGCATTTAACAAAGTGCTTACCGCTTGAAAATGACCATTTGTTCTGGTAACCAAAGTGTCAAATGTATTGAAACTTCTAGGTTAATGGAAATTCACTTGATGAGCAGAGCCCCATTGAAGTTTGGACACAGGTATGTGCGAAAATAGAATAATATGTCTACGAAAACGGTACTTTATATTATGCACACTGGAAAAGGACTGTTTCAAACAATGGCAGTTAAATAGAGAAAACTTTATCCATTTGGAATTACCTGGGTAAAATAACTCTTTCTTCAGCATTCAGCACACCAACAGCATTAAAGCTTTGAAAAGGAATGTTCTTTGGTGGATATTTGAAAGGGTTCCGACCAAAATTGAATCGACAGTGTTGAAATGCCATGAAGCTAGCAGCAGCAAAAAATCCAGTCCTTTAAAGGGGGAAACAACCGAAGTTAAACTCAAGCATTGAAGATGGtttgaagataaaaataataGCCTACGCAAAACTAACTATTACAAAATAATCATGGATTTGGAAATAATTCAGGCAGCTCTTTATATCTCTATGAAGGCAGCTTAAACAGAACTTTCAAACGGTGATTCCTTGGCTTCCTTTTTCCGCAAGGTGAAAGTAGAATTTATTCTTAAACTATGTCACACAGATGAAATGTTAGCTGACGCGACTATTTTCTTAAAGTATTTTCACGAAATGGCGACTTCAGCAGCGCTTACATTGATgagaaggaaattttttaaacttttaaatacACATAAGTCATAAcattaagatgaaaaaaatttggaagaaccAGCTCAAGTTTGGCTTCAAAATTTGAGAGTGTAGAAGCTGATGATGTTAATTTTAcaatgaaacttttgaaattgcaGTAGCTGTTTCTTTGCTGTTTTCAAAATCCTGGCGTTTTTGTTCTTCCATTGACTTGTGAGTAAAATTAGAATgcacagaaaaagaaaatgaggtacaacaaaaaaaaaagccacGACTAGTAAGAATTTTTGATGACACGGAACAATAATATCTGAAATTGGGATAGGATTCCGGATATTTACTGGAAAGAACcaatttttgcacaaattttgAAGTCGTCTTCTGTCTGCGGACAAGAAACTTTTCTTTCTCCTTAATTGTTCACGAGTGAATATGTCCATGCTGATGGCTAAAAagtaaaagcacgtatctccttttgcgaagttgcagacttcctgttgtactttattatttcattggaaaacaggacaaaatttcttgaaaactcacttaatttctttcttctgttagcagaatattctgtatgaaatttcaagttttaaagttggcttgtttctcttcaacaaaataaaataggggcggaaattttgaaaaattgcaattgcgatacatgattttgcactttagccatcaattaTATATTCCCTGCGTTTCCTCAGTTTACAATTCTTGCTTGAACTATGAACCTATCACATCATTCAAGTATGAGATACACAATGATGCCAGGTCGATTTCTCTGAGTGAAGGTATTCTCTACATTTTCTTAGTTTACACTTTCTGTCATTAAATTGAGACTTTTAAAAACCATTGAATTACACAAAAAGGAAGCAATGATGGTAGGCATACATAACCACACTGCTAAAATTCAACATAGTAGGGGGCTCACTTGGCAAACTTGAAGACATTGGTGTGCGTAGCGACTTCATTTCCATTGAGATAAAAAACAGCTTTCGGAGTCTGGAGATCAAGAAGACAGCCAAGAACGCAGCCTGGCTTCCATGGTGGTCCATTCGGCTGCATTTCAATGTGTGCATTGTGCCAGACCTGCTGCCGACACCCATCGTATGCAACAGAAAACCCGTCATCACCAATCCCGTAGCCTTCGTGACTTAAGAATTTGCTCTTCTTTGTCGCCCAGCCGATTTGCATCACTCCACAGCTGAGGACCGTGATCTCATAGTACCAGATGCCAGTTTGGATTGGGAAAGTGCATCTGACACTTTCAAACAGGTATGCATCGCAGCGAGCCTAGATGAGAATAAAGTGTAATGCGTTTAGTACAAATTGGAAAATATGTAACCAAGAGTGATATAATCCCAACATAAATCAGTATAAAAAGTCTGATTTTACTTATTAGATGCAGAACAAGGCAAATACAGCAGCAAAGTTTGATTGTTAAAACAATTGACGATGGATTCACGTAACCTGAAATGCATTTAGTTTTGGTTTAACAATAAATTTCATCAGAATCACATCTTAATGCATGTACATTCTTTAAAGTAACAATAACTTCAGACCTAAAGAGGTTGCACTAGTCTTGAATTTAAACCAGTGAACAAAGTTTTTCAAGGCTGTTCTGAGCTTGAGTACACGTTTTTCACTAAAGTTTGCATTGAACACACTAAggtttgtgttttttatttcacattatgAAAGTAAcaggtgagtagattacgtGGTGACATATTTGCATATTTTTGGACCCGAAATCCAGGACAAGTGCGCGTTTAAAAAGTCCAAAGACTCAAAACGCGTCGGAATGgcaggaaaatgatggaagggAAGTACTGCAGTGGTCAAATCgctatctcttcttatttttcactGATGTTTGTTCAAATTAAACGTATTTCATGTGGAACTGTTGCTTGTTAACTACGGATAACGTGAATGTTATTCGATTCTTTGATTctgaacataaaattttgacttCCCTATTGTTTTTATAAACAGAAAATAGAAAGATATTTGATGAAGGTCATAGAAACCcatgctcgcttctgattgatACCAGATGACATCATTCAGTTCGGCACAAAACCGGGGCATTTTAAATTGGTGGAAAAGTTGCGCTTATTGAACTGTGCATTTCTCTGTTTCTGAGTCAATTTTTCACGTTTATATGGGTGCAATGTGTTCTACGAGTCACTTCAGAAAAATATATCCCCAAGTTAAAATTCGTTCATGAAGTAAGGGTAAAAATAAAGTCAAGCgctttttctgcaaaatttgagcAGGCAGCAAATACTAGATGAGATCTAGAATGTTAAAAAATCCTAAATCTTATCATCGTATCAATCATGTTTCAACTTCTACGTTCCTCCAAATCTACTATGTCACAACACTAGATCAGAAGAGAGCAATCGCAAACCTCAAGTCCATCCGGAGATATTTTCAAGTATTCGCTGGCATCCCGCGAGTTCAACATTGCATTGATATTTGTTAAATCTATACTTTCATAGGAGAGTTTCCTGCCCTCTACAACAACTgcaacaaagaaagaaaataaacacaGAGGCTGAAGAAAATGAGAAGTGGATCCAAGAATGCATCCGGTATACaggttaaattaaaaaatcttttGCAAGCATACGATTGTTGACAAAGCCTCTCCCAATGTTCTTTGTAATATATCTTTGATGAATGATTACATATGAACAATTCTTTGGTAGACataatttgaagaatattcagAGAGAGAAAACGAAAATGGCTGTGTTAAAAAAATCTATAACTGTAAAAAGCAACAAAATCTTAAGAAAGACGGAGGTGCAAAAATTCTGAATCGACGAGTTTTTTGCCAACCAGCGTATCTGCCTTACAGCAATGTTGGTGATTTGCCATTCTTTTGACACTTGAGAACTTTCTCATTTTCAAGACCTGAAAGTTATTTTAgggaatttctttgaaaattgtgagTTTGTGTCGCATATCAAGATCTGCTTCACATCTGATCTGCAGATCACAAAATAGGACGCTTTTGCACCCCTGAAGCTGGTGTAGCAGTGTGACCTGTTCTCTCATCTTCTTGTCTGTCGGTAGACAAGTTAACCACTACCGGATTGCAAGTTTTACCAACTATATCAAATGTTTTAATTAAGAAACAACAAACTATGAGGATTTACTTATGTGCACCGAAAAGACAAACAAACATATCGCCGGTCGAACTTCCAAACCaggtatctcagtttgcgacattATAATGCTTCCTGTCgtacttcacttttttttaaaaaaatggaaaaattatgtcaattctttaaaacttccgtgatttctTTGCTCTGTAAGAAGgaaattctatgaaaacttcaaggaatgatgttgatttattcttcttcagaaaaattaaatagtagcggatattttgagacaccgcaatgcAAATGAGAGAagtggtttgaaattttcaccattgttaaataaaaaatacactCTTCTGTGAAAAGGCattaaaaaatcatgatttttcaaaaatactttcgCAAACATAAAAATTAGAGGCAACATAAGCAATATGAGCGTAGTTACATTATTCTAAAACTTAATGATATAAAGTTTCTCAGagctttttgcaaagaaataaaaaaataaagattttatgATTATGAGTTGAAAAGAGACTTACACAAATTATCTAAGCACCATTGTGCACAAAATCCGACTTGTGCTTCCACATAATCTTGAGATCCAACAAAACGCTCAAGCTTTAGAATAGGGTTAACAGGCTCAGTCTCAAGGTATCTTTTGATAGACAATTTGTTTTCACCTGAGAAAATAAATTGGAACAATTCGTAAAAAACGCAACTTTCACTTTCCTAAAATGCTTCAGCTTAAAAGGCTTAGAGAAaggacaaattaaaaaaaaaaattacatttctaGTATTTGTGGCAAAACCATTTGCTTTTGATTATTTATGCTCATGATACAGCGGCGGTTGCTGGGATCTTTGTGCTTCCTGCCTGTCTTGATTGTTTCCTGTCACTTATTTTAGATCTGcctttttctcttaaatttctAAGGGGCCCTTGGAGCTTGAGAAGTTGCAGTTGTGGTAAAGATGGCTCCTAAGAATTGCTCACCAAGAACAGGTTCTTTTCTTACAACTTGCTGACAGAGGAAATTACCTAGAGCGCTTGCAAGTAGTACTGGTTGAGAAGCATGTTGAatagaatggagaatttgcacacacaaattttaGCACTTCATCgaagagtgcttaatgagctgaggtTGCAGTAGTTTTCATAAGTTTTTACTGAAGtgggaaattggaggaaaatggatttaaaagtgagaaaatgtgccgccttgtgtcATCATTTGGCAGGATTTTCCATTTAATCACACATATTTTGGCAGATTCGGTTATTTCGTTATGTTTCCTCCAAAGTTTTTCAATTGAGAAATCAAGGATATCCTCAcgctcagttttcctagcagcttcatttcaaatataaaatttacaaaatttcagacacctgcaaattcttcattgaaTTATTTCTATTCTATTTGATCATCAGTAAGAAAATAGAAATACGATTTTATAATTGGCCCTTATAATGGCTTCTAAGAATAAAACTTATCAATCTAAAAAGCTCCTAAAAccttatctgaaattttgaagtaagTAAACAATGATCATGAATCAATCTCAAAACGCAAAATAAAACAACAAATAAGAGTTGAAGACTACTTACTAGTTTGAGCAAATTTCTCCAAGGCAACTAAAGAGAATAATGTCAAAATAGGTTCTACATTTTCTTCCtagaaacacaaaaaaaaggcTCATTAACACACACAAACACCCAGACATACAAAAATCCATgtataaaactaaaaatttaaatatttgagAGAAACTGAATCAATAATTGAAGAGATACGATCACTATCTTTGACATTGCGGAGGAAAGAAGCTATTAAGAGATACTTAAATAACAGAAAATCCTTCTTGATCTGAAAGTGAACTAAAAGTTCACATGCAAAATgttagaattaaaatttcaactgAGAAATTTGTTGGCTATAAGCGGACTCATGAATTTGAGGTGTCTAGAACCAAAACCGGCAATCTTTATTGCACTGTCTAAAAACTGTGCAATCATACTAATTTTCTGCGAGAAGCAACCAAAACCTCCAGCTGCTTTTAacattcttccaaattttctcgcTTGATAACAGAAAATTCACAAGAAAACATGAACACGGAGGCTGCCTTGTTCTATCATTATTAAAATTAT belongs to Bemisia tabaci chromosome 6, PGI_BMITA_v3 and includes:
- the LOC109036469 gene encoding RING finger and SPRY domain-containing protein 1; its protein translation is MGAGGCKFCQFSSGRSRNTNSFDGPSSSQHNISTGRGSILSDGRIDRYVPGVFGSTFCKVNKKTVDRLILQVLGIIGHLVESAPDTPEALQKLNEIADKEEGWIQMIHSMVNIIPLDNPLGPVVITVLLDDCPLPNKDTIVKLSRIFSLSRYGSVKKKKSVCQQRNVCIILGMLAEKLAGPSSVALLTPGTLAYLVSNLEENVEPILTLFSLVALEKFAQTSENKLSIKRYLETEPVNPILKLERFVGSQDYVEAQVGFCAQWCLDNLFVVEGRKLSYESIDLTNINAMLNSRDASEYLKISPDGLEARCDAYLFESVRCTFPIQTGIWYYEITVLSCGVMQIGWATKKSKFLSHEGYGIGDDGFSVAYDGCRQQVWHNAHIEMQPNGPPWKPGCVLGCLLDLQTPKAVFYLNGNEVATHTNVFKFAKTGFFAAASFMAFQHCRFNFGRNPFKYPPKNIPFQSFNAVGVLNAEERVILPRHLKLEKLRRMSVKEDSCTLCFDFKATVTLKPCNHSGFCENCSVQLLSCPVCRASISSMAVDNPPEITR